A part of Streptomyces sp. NBC_01235 genomic DNA contains:
- a CDS encoding tyrosine-type recombinase/integrase, giving the protein MSRGQYVDPRAARTTFQQYAERWLAGQTTDLNTRIGAETRLRLHAFPRIGARPLGSFRPVHIREFVRDLENDSIGGTYARNIYANVRAVLSAAVDDGHLTRNPCSAASVRPPAASSARVVPWLPSQVRTVRDALPERYQAMVDVGSGCGLRQGEIIGLAEDTLQLGSDILRVTTQVKLIRGVAVFAPPKGNKERDVPLPSSVASALRRHMKSHPPVAIKLPWIRPDGPLTERRLIFTNTADGIVWRSNFNIQEWKPALAAAGLIPTPAPGKPYASARQHGMHALRHFYASVLLDAGESIKAVSEYLGHSDPAMTLRVYAHLMPSSSERARRALDGVFDTAQEP; this is encoded by the coding sequence ATGTCCCGTGGTCAGTACGTCGACCCCAGGGCCGCCCGTACGACCTTCCAGCAGTACGCGGAACGCTGGCTCGCTGGGCAGACGACCGACCTGAACACACGCATCGGAGCGGAAACCCGTCTTCGTCTGCACGCCTTCCCTCGAATCGGGGCGCGTCCGCTCGGGTCCTTCCGCCCGGTCCACATCCGCGAGTTCGTGCGCGACCTGGAGAACGACTCGATCGGCGGCACTTACGCCCGCAATATCTACGCCAACGTCCGCGCGGTGCTCTCGGCCGCCGTGGATGACGGCCACCTCACCCGGAATCCGTGCTCGGCTGCGTCGGTCCGCCCGCCCGCCGCCTCCTCCGCCCGAGTCGTGCCCTGGCTCCCCTCTCAGGTGCGTACGGTCCGCGATGCCCTGCCCGAGCGCTACCAAGCCATGGTCGATGTCGGGAGCGGCTGCGGTCTCCGTCAGGGCGAGATCATCGGCCTGGCCGAAGACACCTTGCAGCTCGGCAGCGACATCCTTCGGGTCACCACTCAGGTCAAACTGATCCGGGGCGTCGCGGTCTTCGCTCCGCCCAAGGGCAACAAGGAGCGGGACGTACCGCTGCCGTCCTCGGTGGCCTCGGCATTGCGTCGGCACATGAAGAGTCACCCGCCCGTGGCAATCAAGCTGCCGTGGATCCGGCCGGACGGCCCGCTCACCGAGCGGCGCCTGATCTTCACCAACACAGCCGACGGGATCGTCTGGCGAAGCAACTTCAACATCCAGGAGTGGAAGCCTGCTCTTGCGGCCGCCGGCCTTATTCCGACTCCTGCACCCGGCAAGCCGTACGCCTCCGCACGGCAGCACGGAATGCACGCCCTTCGCCACTTCTACGCCTCGGTCCTCCTGGACGCGGGCGAGAGCATCAAGGCCGTGAGCGAATACCTCGGGCACTCTGATCCGGCGATGACGCTGCGGGTATACGCCCACCTGATGCCCAGCAGCAGCGAGCGTGCCCGCCGTGCCCTGGATGGTGTCTTCGACACGGCCCAGGAGCCGTGA
- a CDS encoding phosphatidate cytidylyltransferase: protein MNDSSWGSPPHAGSRAGYWGPVDQGPAQGAAPAVPAYDAPEAQQTRPMPIVPDVPAHGGNQDDDRGAARLGGPLFRDENFGGAAHAGAAYGDDTPSAQPSAAVPQNPEPMPDAPHPAPAPQKKSAGRDLGSAIGVGVGLGAVIVASLFVVKAVFVGVIAVAVVVGLWELTSRLQERKGIKAPLVPLAVGGAAMVVAGYVRGPEGAWVAMALTALAVLVWRMTEPPEGYLRDVTAGVFAAFYVPFLATFVALMLTADDGAFRVMTFLLLTVVSDTGAYAVGWRFGRTKLAPRISPGKTREGLLGAVSFAMVVGALCMQFLIDDGTWWQGLVLGFAVAASATLGDLGESMIKRDLGIKDMGTLLPGHGGIMDRLDSLLPTAPVVWLLLVLFVGSG, encoded by the coding sequence ATGAACGACTCTTCCTGGGGCTCACCGCCACACGCCGGGTCGCGGGCCGGGTACTGGGGGCCCGTCGACCAGGGGCCTGCCCAGGGGGCCGCCCCGGCGGTTCCCGCGTACGATGCGCCTGAGGCGCAGCAGACTCGCCCCATGCCCATCGTCCCCGACGTACCCGCACACGGCGGTAACCAGGATGACGACCGGGGGGCCGCTCGGCTGGGCGGCCCCTTGTTCCGAGACGAGAACTTCGGCGGCGCCGCCCACGCCGGCGCCGCCTACGGTGACGACACCCCGTCGGCACAGCCCTCTGCGGCAGTGCCGCAGAATCCGGAGCCCATGCCCGACGCCCCTCACCCGGCGCCCGCACCGCAGAAGAAGAGTGCGGGCCGAGACCTGGGCTCGGCCATAGGGGTCGGGGTCGGGCTCGGTGCGGTGATCGTCGCGTCGCTGTTCGTCGTCAAGGCCGTGTTCGTCGGCGTGATAGCAGTCGCCGTCGTCGTGGGTCTGTGGGAGCTGACCAGCAGGCTTCAGGAGCGCAAGGGCATCAAGGCGCCGCTCGTGCCGCTCGCGGTCGGCGGTGCGGCGATGGTCGTCGCCGGATACGTCCGGGGTCCCGAGGGAGCCTGGGTCGCCATGGCCCTCACCGCGCTGGCGGTGCTGGTCTGGCGGATGACGGAACCGCCCGAGGGCTACCTCAGGGACGTCACGGCCGGTGTCTTCGCCGCCTTCTACGTTCCGTTCCTGGCCACGTTCGTCGCCCTGATGCTCACCGCCGACGACGGGGCGTTCCGCGTCATGACGTTCCTGCTGCTGACGGTCGTCAGCGACACGGGCGCGTACGCCGTCGGCTGGCGCTTCGGCAGGACCAAGCTCGCCCCGCGCATCAGTCCCGGCAAGACCCGCGAGGGTCTGCTCGGCGCGGTGTCGTTCGCGATGGTCGTCGGCGCGTTGTGCATGCAGTTCCTGATCGACGACGGCACCTGGTGGCAGGGCCTGGTGCTCGGCTTCGCCGTCGCGGCCAGCGCCACGCTCGGCGACCTCGGCGAGTCCATGATCAAGCGGGACCTGGGCATCAAGGACATGGGCACGCTGCTCCCCGGTCACGGCGGCATCATGGACCGGCTGGACTCCTTGCTGCCCACGGCTCCGGTGGTGTGGCTGCTGCTCGTGCTGTTCGTGGGTTCCGGCTGA
- a CDS encoding SRPBCC family protein, translating to MSDFRESIDVDCSPEDVWAYVIDPSHLPEWQQSAVSAEPLDPGPVHVGSRVRITRHVGRRDVPMTMEYTEYDPPHAWGLQGVDGPIRGRVHGEITPLDDGRRSRVTMDLDFEGKGIGKVLLPLIVRPQVRKELPNNERLLKDHLEHRSA from the coding sequence ATGTCCGACTTCCGTGAATCGATCGACGTCGACTGCAGCCCCGAGGACGTCTGGGCGTATGTCATCGACCCGTCCCACCTGCCGGAGTGGCAGCAGAGCGCGGTCTCGGCGGAGCCGCTCGACCCCGGTCCGGTACACGTCGGCTCCCGGGTGCGGATCACCCGGCACGTCGGCCGCCGGGACGTGCCGATGACCATGGAGTACACCGAGTACGACCCACCGCACGCCTGGGGCCTGCAGGGCGTCGACGGACCCATCCGCGGCCGCGTGCACGGCGAGATCACCCCGCTCGACGACGGCCGCCGCTCCCGCGTGACCATGGACCTCGACTTCGAGGGCAAGGGCATCGGCAAGGTCCTCCTCCCCCTCATCGTCCGCCCCCAGGTCCGCAAGGAGCTGCCGAACAACGAGCGGCTGCTGAAGGACCACCTGGAGCACAGGTCGGCGTAG
- the frr gene encoding ribosome recycling factor — translation MIEETLLEAEEKMEKAVVVAKEDFAAIRTGRAHPAMFNKIVADYYGAPTPINQLASFSVPEPRMAVVTPFDKSALRNIEQAIRDSDLGVNPSNDGNIIRVVFPELTEERRRDYIKVAKGKGEDAKVSIRAVRRKAKDAIDKLVKDGEVGEDEGRRAEKELDDTTAKYVAQVDELLKHKEAELLEV, via the coding sequence GTGATCGAAGAGACCCTCCTCGAGGCCGAGGAGAAGATGGAGAAGGCCGTCGTGGTCGCCAAGGAGGACTTCGCCGCGATCCGCACCGGCCGTGCGCACCCGGCGATGTTCAACAAGATCGTGGCCGACTACTACGGCGCGCCGACGCCGATCAACCAGCTGGCTTCGTTCTCCGTTCCGGAGCCGCGCATGGCGGTCGTGACCCCGTTCGACAAGAGCGCGCTGCGCAACATCGAGCAGGCGATCCGCGATTCCGACCTGGGCGTCAACCCGAGCAACGACGGCAACATCATCCGAGTGGTGTTCCCCGAGCTCACCGAGGAGCGCCGCCGCGACTACATCAAGGTCGCCAAGGGCAAGGGCGAGGACGCCAAGGTGTCCATCCGCGCGGTCCGTCGCAAGGCCAAGGACGCGATCGACAAGCTCGTCAAGGACGGCGAGGTCGGCGAGGACGAGGGCCGCCGTGCGGAGAAGGAGCTCGACGACACCACCGCGAAGTACGTCGCCCAGGTGGACGAGCTCCTCAAGCACAAGGAAGCGGAGCTGCTCGAGGTCTGA